The Benincasa hispida cultivar B227 chromosome 9, ASM972705v1, whole genome shotgun sequence genome has a segment encoding these proteins:
- the LOC120086561 gene encoding zinc finger protein BALDIBIS-like: MMMMMMKGNLMVDESLSVLTCTSGEILTRNEITTTGPMYSHQSSASTNQPLPLPPSPLPPPPSKRKRNLPGNPDPEAEVIALSPKSLLATNRFICEICKKGFQRDQNLQLHRRGHNLPWKLKQRGNKEVRKKVYVCPEPTCVHHHPSRALGDLTGIKKHFCRKHGEKKWKCEKCSKRYAVQSDWKAHSKICGTKEYRCDCGTLFSRRDSFITHRAFCNALAQESTNFNNNNPTPKTSLNFPSISPHFPLKFEHQDPFFPSSQNPNNPTSIGFGLPGPGPGPGQPFASCPAWELNNNHNNNNSCPAEIAPLFHHVMGFEEASFEEALNGILMNNNNRGNNKDGGKNGGAAAAGDITRDFLGLRPVAGNQPDHPIFQNHEMINNDMSNLDSPSPSTFGLHQNQNTTCWRHN, encoded by the exons atgatgatgatgatgatgaaaggCAATTTAATGGTGGATGAGAGTTTGTCAGTCTTGACTTGTACATCTGGAGAAATATTAACAAGAAATGAAATTACCACCACTGGCCCTATGTATTCTCATCAATCCTCTGCTTCCACAAATCAACCGCTACCGCTACCGCCATCGCCACTGCCACCGCCACCGTCAAAGAGGAAGCGAAATCTTCCCGGCAACCCAG ACCCAGAAGCTGAAGTGATAGCCTTGTCACCAAAATCGCTTCTGGCAACGAATAGATTCATATGTGAGATCTGTAAGAAAGGGTTTCAAAGAGATCAGAATTTGCAACTCCATAGAAGAGGACACAATCTACCATGGAAGCTAAAGCAAAGAGGCAACAAGGAAGTGAGGAAGAAGGTGTACGTGTGCCCCGAACCGACCTGCGTGCACCATCACCCGTCGAGGGCTCTTGGAGATCTAACCGGGATCAAGAAGCACTTCTGCAGAAAGCATGGCGAGAAGAAGTGGAAATGTGAAAAGTGTTCAAAGAGATATGCAGTTCAATCAGATTGGAAAGCTCACTCCAAGATTTGTGGCACTAAAGAGTATAGATGTGACTGTGGAACCCTCTTCTCTAG GAGGGACAGTTTCATAACCCACAGAGCATTCTGCAATGCCTTGGCTCAGGAAAGTaccaattttaataataataatccaaCTCCAAAAACATCCCTTAATTTCCCATCTATTTCCCCTCATTTTCCTCTTAAATTTGAACACCAAGAccctttctttccttcttctcaaAACCCTAATAACCCTACTTCAATCGGATTCGGGTTACCGGGTCCGGGTCCGGGGCCGGGGCAACCTTTTGCTTCTTGTCCTGCATGGGAAttgaataataatcataataataataattcatgtCCTGCTGAAATTGCCCCACTTTTTCATCACGTGATGGGTTTTGAAGAGGCCTCGTTTGAAGAAGCTCTCAATGGGATACtgatgaataataataatagaggTAATAATAAAGACGGTGGCAAAAACGGTGGCGCCGCCGCTGCCGGAGACATAACGAGGGATTTTCTTGGGCTGAGACCGGTGGCGGGTAACCAGCCGGATCATCCTATATTTCAGAATCATGAGATGATAAATAACGACATGTCGAATTTGGATTCTCCTTCTCCTTCGACATTTGGATTGCACCAGAACCAGAACACGACATGTTGGCGTCATAattag